CCTGATCGGCTGGGGCGTCTCGGCGCTAGTGAGCTGGGCCGGCAACAAGGCTAACTTTTAAACGCCGCTTAGTAGCATCCGATAAAAAAGCCCGGCCATCAATGATGGCCGGGCTTTTTACTAACGTTAAGCGGCCATTGAAAAAGCGTCTTCAATAGCAGCCATTATCCGTTAGTAGGGCGCAACGCTCATGCTGCCGCCATTACCAATCAAGCGTACACGCTGTCCTGCTTGGAAGGGATGATCTGCACGCTGTACAACGACAACGTCAGTGCCGTCATCGCGACGAATTTCCATTTCTAACGCCGCTACGCGGTTAGCACCGCCTTCCGCTGCGGTGCCTGCGACTGAACCACCCAGTGCGCCGGCAACGGTGGCTAGCTGACGTCCTGAACCGCCGCCAATTTGGCTGCCCAAAAGACCGCCGATGATAGCGCCGCCGCCGGTGCCCAGCAGCCCGCCCGCACGGCTTTCAGCCTGAATCTGTACCTGACGAACCGCCACGATCGTGCCGTAAGTCACGTTTTGGCCTGTTTGTGCTTGGCTTCCGCGATAGACATCGCCAGAGTAGCCAGACGTATTGGCACAGCCTGCCAGCGTAAGAATGCTCATCGCGGCAACAGGAAGAAGAAGACGTTTCATTAAAACCTCCAGGGTATATCTATTTGAATAACTGTCTTGAATAGCTGCTATCAATAGGATAAGCAAGCGATGGATTGCGGTTATAGAACAGTGTTCGTTAAAGATAGCTGATGCTAACACCTTTGACCAGCTATCATCTAAAAAGATCAGTGCGGAAAAATAATAACCTATAAATAGCTAGGTCGAGAGTGTAACAGCGTATTAAGAAATCAGTGTGCAAATGCCACAATATAACGACAAACAGGAGACCGTAAGGCCTCCTGTTTAAGCTTCGCTGGATATTTTAACGCATCAGACGCCTTCATTAGCCAAACTGGTTCATGGTGTTATCTTTGCCACCGGCTTTGAGCGCGGCATCGCCGTGGAAAAACTCTTTGTGGTCATCGCCAATGTTGGAGCCGGCCATGTCCTGATGGCGAACCGTGGCAATGCCCTGCCGAATTTCTTGACGCTGTACGCCTTTCACGTACGCCAGCATGCCTTCATCACCGAAGTAGCCTTTCGCCAGATTGTCGGTAGACAGGGCCGCTGTATGGTAGGTCGGCAGTGTGATTAAGTGGTGGAAGATACCCGCATCGCGAGAAGAATCACGCTGGAAGTTACGTGTCCACTCATCGGCCAGCTGGCCAAGCTCGGTGTCGTCGTACTCGGCGCTCATCAGTTTTTCACGCTGATACGCCGCCACGTTTTTACCTTCTTCTTGCCAAGCGTCAAACACCTGCTGGCGGAAGTTGAGCGTCCAGTTAAACGACGGCGAGTTGTTGTAGACCAGCTTGGCATCCGGCACGACATCACGGATACGGTTCACCATGCTCGCAATTTGCCCAACGTGAGGCTTTTCGGTTTCAATCCACAGCAGGTCGGCACCGTTTTGCAGGCTGGTGATGCAGTCCAGAATAACGCGATCTTCGCCGGAGCCTGGCTTGAACTGATAAAGGCCTGAGGCAAGCCGCTTAGGTTTAACCAGCTTGCCGTTCTGTTTGATGACGACATCGCCGTTGTTAATGTCAGCGGCGTTTTCAATCACATCGCCGTCGATGAAGCTGTTGTACTGATCGCCAAGATCACCGGGCTCATGCGTAACGGCAATTTTTTGCGTCAAGCCGGCGCCCAGTGAGTCGGTGCGCGCCACGATCACGCCGTCATCAATACCCAGTTCTAAAAAGGCGTAACGCACGGCGTTAATTTTGGCCAGGAAGTCTTCATGAGGCACGGTAACTTTGCCGTCCTGATGACCACACTGCTTCTCATCAGAGACTTGGTTTTCCAACTGGATACAGCAGGCGCCCGCTTGGATAAATTTTTTGGCCAAAAGATAGGTAGCTTCCGCGTTACCAAAGCCTGCATCGATATCGGCAATGATTGGCACGATATGCGTTTCATAATTGTCAATTTTGCTGATCAGGCGCTGCTCTTCGCCACTATCGCCCGCGTCTTTAGCATCGTCCAAGGCGCGAAAAAGGTGGTTCAGTTCCCAGGCATCGGCTTGTTTCAAGAACGTATAAAGTTCTTCAATGAGATCCGCGACCGAGGTCTTTTCGTGCATCGACTGATCAGGCAGTGGGCCGAACTCGGAGCGCAGTGCGGCGACCATCCAACCAGAAAGGTAGAGGTAGCTACGTTTAGTGGTACCAAAGTGTTTTTTGATTGAAATAAGCTTCTGCTGGCCAATAAAACCGTGCCAGCAGCCAAGCGATTGAGTGTACTGCGCAGTGTTAGCGTCATAGGCGGCCATATCTTCACGCATGATTTTAGCGGTGTAGCGAGCAATGTCGATGCCGGTGTGAAAGCGGTTTTGAGCCCGCATTCGGGCGGCATTCTCAGGTTTAATGGCTTCCCATTTGCCGCCCTGTGCTTCGCGTAGTTGGGCCATGGCTTTGATATCGTCGAGTAGTCCTGACATGAGCTTACCCTCTTTAATAATGGCTTGAGTCGTAATGGTCTTGCGCAAATTAGCAACGCATTGCCGTAACGCTGCAGTGCAACAACTATCGGTGAGTATGCTCAATTCAACAATTGACACTTGGGTGCACAGGCCGTTGTAACCCGACGACAGCGGGGTAGCGGAAGGGAGGGTTTGTGGCGGGTTTAGGTAGTCGTTTTTTGCCAAACAGGCATAAAAAAGCACTGCCGAGGCAGTGCTAGAGATTAATTACGGCGGCTTGTTACGCCAGTGAGAACGTCATATCGCGATGTGGGATGCCCGCATCCATATACTCATCGCCGTGAGCGACGAAGCCTAGCCGCTCATAAAACGCCAGCGCATGAACCTGGGCACTAAGCGCTACCTGAGAGTGGCCCGCATGGCGTGCCGCCTCTATCGCCGCCTTCATCAGCAGGACGCCAATGCCGGTGCCTCGGGCGTTAGCGAGCACGGCAACGCGACCAATATGCGCATCCGGCAGTAGCCGAGCGGTGCCTGCTGGCTGCCCGTCAAGCGTGGCTAGAAAGTGCAGGCATTCAGGGTCAAGGCCGTCCCATTCCTCTTCCTGTGGCACGCTTTGCTCGTCAATGAATACCCGGCGGCGGATCTCGCTGGCAGCCGGGCCAAGTGTTTCCCAATCGCCAGAGCTAACGTGGGCAATCGCCATTAATACTCCTCGTCGTCGCCTTCATCGCTCATAAAGCCGAGGCTACCGGTGTTAACCAGCTGCGTAATCAGCGCTGCTGCGCCGTCAATTTCCATGTCTTCAGCGTAGAGCGGGGTTGCGTCAGCCAAGCGCTGGGCTAGCTCAGCAGAGCAGGCGTGGCTGTCGCCATCGACAAACAGCGTGGTGCCGCCTGCTTCGCTGCGCCAAGCAAAGCGCGAGCCGGGCATGTGATAAAGCGGTTCGCCGTCTTGTAGTTGAGCAACAAGCGCCGCCTCGGTCAGCGGTGTTTCAAGCGGCACCACTTGGTCGACATATTTTGGCTGGGTCATGGCGCGGCCAAACCATTGAGCTACTTGCACCGGATTATCGAGTGTAGACACAATCAGCTGACGCATACGCTCAATGGCTGCATCGTCCAGCTCGCCGGCTAGATTCGCAGGCGCCATACCCGCATCGCTATAGCGCTGGGAGGCGGGAAGCTGTTCGCCCAAAAAGTCCGCATAGGAAGTGATGGCTTCGTCGGCAGAGGGCGCGCGAAAGCCGAGCGAAATAGTCATGCAATCATCGCTTTGACTAACACCGTGGTGCGCCCAGCCGGGGGGAAGGTACAGCATATCGCCCGGTTCAAGCACCCAGTCGGAGTCGGACTCAATGGTAAATTCTTGCAGAATACGCAGATCAATGCCGGCGATAATCGGTGCATCTTCGGTTAATTTGCCACCTAGCTGCCAACGACGGTGCCCGCTGGCCTGGAGCAAAAAGACATCGTATTGATCAATATGCGCGCCCACGTTACCGCCAGGAGGTGCGTAGCTGATCATCACGTCATCGAGTCGCCAGCGCGGTAGAAAATCAAACTCATCCATTAGCGCCGCAACGGCGGGCACGTAGTGATCAACCGCTTGAACCAGCAGGCTCCAGTTAGTTTCCGGCAGCCGTGCAAAGGTGGCTTCATCAAAGGGGCCGTGAGAGACCTGCCAAGGGCCGTCCGGACCTTCTTCCTCGACTAGGCGAGCCTCTACGCCAGGCTCACAGGCAAGCCCTGCCAGTTCGTCGGCCTCGATGGGGCTGATAAGGTCGGGCATGGCGCCACGAATCAGCAGTGGTTTTTGCTGCCAATAATTGGCTAAGAAATCTGCGGCGGTAAGGTCGCCTAGCAGGGTTAGCGGCTTATCGTGATGGTTCATGGCGTATCCTGTCGTGCTGGAGAAGGAAGTGGTCGCAGCAAAGGGCGTTACAAGGAGCCGAGCTGTTTTGTCAGCGCTTCGGCCTGTGCCTGGGCGTTGCCAATGTAGCTTGCCGGTGACAGCGCTTTCAGCTCGGTTTTGACATCATTAGGCAGCTCAAGAGAGTCAATGAACGCGGCAAAGCCGGCCTGATCAATGCGCTTGCCCCGCGTTAACTGCTTAAGTTTTTCATAGGGTTTTTCGATGCCGTAGCGGCGCATTACCGTTTGGATCGGTTCTGCGAGCACTTCCCAGCTGTTATCCAAGTCGGCGTCTATGCGCTCTGGGTTGGCTTCTAGCTTGCTGATGCCTTTTAGGCTGGCGTGGTAAGCAATTAAGCCATACGCCAGGCCTACGCCCAGGTTGCGCAGTACGGTGGAGTCCGTTAGATCGCGCTGCCAGCGAGAAATAGGCAGTTTTTGGGAAAGATGGCCAAGTATCGCATTGGCGAGACCCAGATTGCCTTCAGAGTTTTCAAAATCAATCGGGTTAACTTTATGCGGCATGGTGGAAGAGCCAATTTCGCCTTCAACCGTGCGCTGCTTAAAGTAGCCCAGTGAAATATAGCCCCATACGTCGCGATCAAAATCGATCAGGATCGTGTTGAAGCGGCACATGGCATCAAACAGCTCGGCAATGTAGTCGTGTGGCTCGATCTGAGTGGTGTAGGGATTGAACGTCAGTCCTAAACCTTCCACAAAGGTGCGCGCGTTGGCTTCCCAGTCGACTTCAGGGTAGGTCGTCAGATGGGCGTTATAGTTACCCACGGCACCGTTGATCTTGCCCAGCATTTCCACTGCTTCGATCTGCTTTAGCTGACGCTTGAGACGGTACGCCACGTTTGCCATTTCTTTACCCAGCGTTGTGGGCGTAGCGGTTTGACCATGGGTGCGCGACAGCATCGGCTGGGCGGCATGGGCAATGGCCAGTTTGGCAATGTCGTCAGCCACTTCATGCATGGTGGGCAGCATGGCCTTAAGGCCGTCGCTGAGCATCACACCATAAGAAAGGTTGTTGATGTCTTCGCTGGTGCAGGCGAAGTGAATGAACTCGGTGACCGCATGCAGCTCGGCCTGATCCGCAATCTTCTCTTTAAGGAAGTACTCAACCGCTTTGACATCGTGATTGGTGGTGCGCTCGATTTCTTTGATGCGCTCGGCATCGTTAAGCGAGAACTCGGTAATCAGCTGCTCAAGAAACCCGGTCGCGTCAGCGGACAGAGGCGGCACTTCGGTGATTTGAGCTTGCTCAGCCAGACGCTGTAGCCAGCGAACTTCCACAATCACACGGGCGCGGATCAGGCCGAATTCACTGAAGTGTTCGCGCAGGGCGGCAGCTTTAGAAGCGTAGCGGCCGTCAACGGGGGAGAGAGCGGTCAAAGCGGAGAGTTGCATGGCATCGTTTCCAGGTGGTTCGAGAGCAGGTTATTCAAAAACAAACAGTTCAAAAACAAACGGTTCAAAAGCAGGCTAGTTAATGGCTTCAGCAGCCTAGCTGAGGCTGTCCAGCGCGCGACGAAGCGCTTTACGCTGGAACACAAGCTTCCAGCGGCGCCCGCCTTGCTGGTGCCATAATAGCCCAAAGCGGATGCCGCCCATTAAGCAGGCGCGTACGCGTTCAGGCATCATGCGGCTTTGCAGCAGCGACGGGTCGCCCTGCACCACAATGCGGGTTTTAAAGGTAGAAAGCGTCTCTTGATACGCTTCGCCTAGGCTGGCAACGACGTTTTCATGGGTGGTGCCGAAGTGCTCGGCCTGCCCCTGAATACGCGTTAATTTTTGGCCGAGCGAATCCATCATCGCGTTATTGGTGCGCAGCTTATTCATCAGCATGAGCAGCGAAAAACCGTAGCGCAGCACCACAGGATTGGCCTGTTTGCGGCCCACCAAGGCTTCTAAGGTTTCCAGGCCACGGCGAAGATTGTTGGGATGCCCGCCATAAATGGCTTCGAAGCTAGGAGGGTTGGTATCCACCGTGGCTTCAATGAGCGTGTCCCAGGCGCGCGTGTCGACTTGGCCGGTGCGGGCAAGTTCGTCGACCAGGCTGGCGGCTTGAAATACGCCTGCCAGGGCCAGCGCTTGGCGCACGGCAGGAGAGTCGGGCGCACGATGAATCGGAGTAGTGGAGTTCATGCCGCAGCCTCCGCGTCTTTTTTCCAAGTAGCGCAAATCACACCACCGCCTAAACAGATATCGCCATCGTAAAGCACCAGTGACTGGCCGGGCGTTACCGCCCATTGCGGGTCATCGAAGGTCACCTCGACGCCACCGCTGGGTAGAACGTGTATTTCGCAGCCACAGTCACTTTGCCGGTAACGCGTTTTAGCGGTAAAACGGCCCTGTTGAACCGGCGCCTCGCCCGCCACCCAGTCCATGGCCTCGGTGGCTAGCGTGTCGGAGTAGAGCAGCGGATGATGCTTGCCCTGCACGGCGATTAGCACGTTGCGCTCCAGATCTTTGGCCGCCACGTACCAGGGCTCTTCTGAGTAGTTGGCAAGCCCGCCAATACCTAGCCCCTGGCGCTGGCCAAGGGTGTAGTACATCAGCCCCATGTGCTCGCCAATCACATCGCCTTCCGGCGTTTCAATACGACCGGGCTGCGCGGGAAGATACTGCTGCAGGAAATCGCGAAAGCGGCGCTCGCCGATAAAGCAGATGCCGGTGGAGTCTTTTTTCTTGGCGGTAATCAAGCCGTGCTGTTCAGCGATGGCGCGCACAGCGGGCTTTTCAAGCTCGCCAACGGGAAACAGCGTGCGTGCAATGGCGGCTTCTGGCACCGCATGCAGAAAGTAGCTTTGATCTTTGTTGCCATCCAGGCCTTTTAGCAGGCGAGGGCGACCGTTGTGCTGCGCTTCGCGAACATAGTGGCCGGTGGCGATTTTGTCGGCACCCAGCATTTCGGCGTACTCAAGAAACACCTTAAACTTGATTTCCCGATTGCACAGAATGTCAGGGTTAGGCGTGCGGCCCGCTTTGTACTCGGCTAAAAAGTGCTCAAAGACGTTATCCCAGTACTCTGCTGCAAAGTTTGCGGTATGCAGCTTAATGCCCAGCTTTTCGCACACCGCCTGCGCGTCAGCAAGATCCTCTTTGGCCGTACAGTAATCGGTGCCGTCGTCCTCATCCCAGTTTTTCATAAACAGGCCTTCCACCTCATAGCCTTGCTGCATGAGGAGAACGGCCGAAACAGAAGAATCGACGCCGCCGGACATGCCGACAATGACTTTGCCGCGAGTGGCTGGCCCAGGCGTGGACAGCGCCGGCGCCGTGGAATCAGTGGATGACCCGGTTTGAAATGACATAGGTATCCTTCAGGAACAGTGGTGTGCAACAAAAATAGGAGTATGTAAATAATGAGCTGCAATTGGGCGAAGATTATACACGATGGAGAGGGGCTTTGAGTGGTTCACTCACGAATCACTGCCAGCGGATAACAGCATCCGTTTAAAGCGTCCTCAATACGCTGCAGCACCAGCGGGCTACGCAGTCGTTGCTGCTGGTCTAGCGCACGTATTTGCTCAAGCGTCAGCCAGTGAGCGGCGATAATGTCAGGATCGAGGGCGAGGTCGAGCTGATCAAGCGGTTCAGCCGTAAAGCCGTGGCTGTGAAACGTTTGCCCGCCATCGGCATGGAAAACGTAGAGCCCCAGATAGCCGGTTAGCGATACCTGCCAGGCCGTCTCTTCCTGCACTTCTCGCAAAATAGCCGCGATGGGGCCTTCGCCGGCTTCGATATGCCCAGCAGGCTGGTTAAAAACGCTGGCGGGGCCGCCGCGCTGTTCTTCGACCATCAAGAAATGCTCGCCACGCTGAATCACGCAGGCCGCCGTACTGTGAATCGCACTCACGTTGGTTTTCGACGCTTTGCGGCAGGCTGTGCGCGTTTTCGCTGAGGCGAATTGGCTGGGCGGGGCGCGTGTAGCGTTTCTTTACGCCACTCGCCGGGAGCAAGGTCGTCTAGCCGCCAGGGGCCAATCGCCGCGCGAATTAAGCGCAGCGTCGGAAAGCCAACGTGAGCGGTCATGCGCCGCACTTGGCGGTTACGGCCTTCGCTAATGGTGAGTTCCAGCCAACTGGTCGAAGGATGGCGTTTGGGGTCGATGGACGGTTGGCGCGGCGCGGTCGTGGGCGGCTCAATACGGCTTGCCTTGGCAGGCTGCGTTGGGCCATCTTTCAGTGTGATTCCCTCTCGCAGCGCTTTGAGCGCAGCGTCGTCTATCTGCCCCTCAACCTGAGCCCAATAGGTTTTGGGCTGTTTGTGGCGCGGGTGCGAGATGCGGTGGATTAGTTCGCCATCACTGCTGAGCAGCAGCAGTCCTTCGGAGTCGTAATCAAGCCGCCCCGCGGGATAAATATCTTTTACGTCAATATATTGAGCCAATGTTTGACGCCCTTCGCGGTCGCTAAACTGGCTCAATACTTGAAAAGGCTTGTGTAATAAATAGAGGTTGCTCATGACATCTTTTGATCCATTTCTTGATTCGCGGCCCCTGACGTTTTGATACATCACTCATGCGCAAAAAGTGCAGCGCTGGTATACTCCGGGCTAACTGCTGGGGGCGAGCTTGTTCGCTGAACTCGCACTCTGCTCATGATTTGTTGCCATCCATGGCTTCTTGCCATCTGTAGTGTTTTTCCCATCGTAGCGATAAGAGATAAGAGAGGTTAACGCAAAAATGACCAAAACGCCGAAGATCATCTACACGCTCACCGACGAAGCGCCAGCGCTTGCGACTCACTCCTTGCTGCCGATTATCGACGCTTTTACCGATTCGGCGGGCATCAAAGTAGAGACGCGCGATATCTCCCTGGCCGCGCGGATTATCTCTCAGTTTCCTGATTACCTGAGTGACGAGCAGCAGATCGACGATCATCTGGCGGAACTTGGCGAACTGACCAAGACCCCTGAAGCTAACATTATTAAACTGCCTAACATCAGCGCGTCTTTGCCGCAGTTGAAGGCCGTGATCAAAGAGCTGCAGCAGCAGGGCTATAAGCTTCCTGATTACCCGGAAGCGCCGCAGAGTGATAAAGACAAAGACATTCAAACGCGTTACGACAAAACCAAAGGTAGCGCCGTTAATCCCGTGCTGCGTGAAGGTAACTCTGACCGTCGTGCGCCGCTGTCAGTTAAAAACTATGCCCGTAAATATCCGCACCGCATGGGTGAGTGGAGCAGCGACTCCAAGTCTCACGTTTCACACATGCGTGATGGCGACTTTTATGGCAGCGAAAAGTCAGCGCTGATTGAGCAAGCCAGCGATCTTAAGATCGAGCTAGTGGCAAAAGATGGCACCACGACTGTGCTCAAGCAGAAAACATCGGTGCTTGCCGGTGAAGTTGTTGACGGTGCGGTCATGAGCCGTAACGCGCTGCGTCGCTTTGTGGCTGAAGAAGTCGCGGACGCAAAAGCGAAAGATGTGCTGTTCTCGCTACACCTTAAAGCGACCATGATGAAGGTCTCTGATCCCATCATGTTCGGCATGGTGGTAACTGAGTTCTATCAGGACGTGCTGAGCAAGCACGCGGACGTTCTCAAGCAGGCCGGTTTTGATCCCAATAACGGTATCGGTGACCTGTATTCAGCGATTAAAACGCTGCCTGAAGAGCATCAGACGCAAATTCAGGATGAGATCCAGGCGCTTTATGCCGAGCGTCCGCGCTTGGCCATGGTGAACTCGCACAAAGGTATCACCAACCTGCACGTGCCTAGCGATGTGATTATCGATGCGTCGATGCCTGCGATGATCCGCGACTCCGGCAAGATGTGGGGCGCCGATGACCAGCTTCACGACGTGAAAGCGGTGATTCCTGATCGCTGCTATGCCGGTATCTATCAGAGCGTAATCGAAGACTGCAAGCAGCACGGCGCGTTTGATCCGACCACGATGGGCAGCGTGCCTAACGTAGGCCTGATGGCGCAAAAAGCCGAAGAGTACGGTTCTCACGATAAAACGTTCCAAATCGCCGTAGACGGCACGGTGCGTGTCACCGATTCCAGCGGCAGCGTAGTGCTTGAGCACAGCGTTGAGCAGGGCGATATTTGGCGTATGTGCCAGACCAAAGACGCGCCTGTGCGTGACTGGGTCAAGCTGGCCGTTAACCGTGCCCGTGAAAGCGGCACGCCCGCTATCTTCTGGCTGGACGCCCAGCGTGCCCACGATGCTCAGCTAATCAAGAAAGTAGAAAGCTACTTGAAAGATCATGATACCGAAGGCCTGGATATTCGTATCATGACTCCCGAAGAGGCTATGAGCTTCTCGCTGGCGCGCATCCGTAAGGGCGAAGACACGATCTCCGTCACCGGTAACGTGCTGCGCGACTATCTGACCGACCTGTTCCCGATTATGGAGCTGGGTACCAGCGCGAAGATGCTCTCGATCGTACCGCTAATGAACGGCGGCGGCTTGTTTGAGACAGGCGCGGGCGGTTCTGCACCCAAGCATGTACAGCAGCTGCTTGAAGAGAACCATTTGCGCTGGGATTCGCTGGGCGAGTTTTTGGCCTTGGCCGCGTCTTTGGAACATCTGGGCAGCACCTTCGATAACGCTCGTGCGACCGTGTTGGCGAAAGCGCTTGATCAGGCTAACGGGAAATTCCTGGACAGCAATAAATCGCCTTCACGCAAGGTGGGTGAGCTCGACAACCGTGGCAGCCACTTCTACCTGGCGCTTTACTGGGCACAGGCGTTGGCTGAGCAGAATGACGATGCTGAGCTAAAAGAGCTGTTCGGCCGTTTGGCAGAAGCACTGACGTCCAAAGAAGCTGCTATTTTGGAAGAGTTGAACGGTGTTCAGGGCCAGCCTACCGATATCCGTGGCTACTACCACCCTGACCACGCATTGACTGAGCAAGTGATGCGCCCCAGCAAAACGCTAAATGCAGCGTTAGCAATGGTCGCTAAGGGCTAATCGTACGCTTTGATTTAGCCTGTGAACCCCCGTCCGCTTGGCGGGCGGGGGTTTTTGCATTGCACCCTCTGTTACACCCTGTGCTGTTACACCCTGTGATATTTTAATTTTTCATGAACCCTTGCTGATCGGCAGCGTCTGAGAAGTATTATTAATATTCCTCAGGCTCTTTCATCGGTCAGCGTCGAGACAACTCATTGTGCTGCTTATGTCCAATCTAGAAAGCCCATGCTTGGCCTCTTTCTCCGTGAAAGCCGGAGCGTCGCGGCCAAATATGCCTGATGAAGACGGTGATATAGCGGTTCAGTCAGCGGAACCCGCGCTGGCGCAGCCGCCGCTTTATAAAGTGGTGCTTCATAACGACGACTACACGCCGATGGAGTTCGTCATTGAAGTACTGCAAGATTTTTTCAACATGGATAGCGAGAAGGCCGTTCAAGTCATGCTCGCGGTACATACCCAGGGAAAGGGCACCTGTGGCGTGTTTACTCGTGATATAGCTGAAACTAAAAGCTATCAGGTAAACGAGTACGCCAAAGAGTGTGAGCACCCGTTGATAAGTGATATTGAGGCCGCCAGTTAAAAAGCGTGAGAAAAAATTGGCGGTGAGGCTTGCAACCGTGCCATTTGTACCCGATGTTGAGAGTACTGGTCGATTACACTGATCCGACGCAAGCCCTAGGTGGCGACACGCCCTAGGAAGTAGCGAAAAGGGGACTGCCATGCTGAGCAAAGAACTTGAAATGACCCTGAACACGGCCTTTACCGTGGCGCGCTCTAAGCGCCATGAGTTTATGACCGTTGAGCACCTGCTGCTCGCGTTGCTGGATAATGCCTCCGCAGTTGACGTACTGAAGGCTTGCGGAGCTAATCTCGACAAGCTGCGCTCCGATCTGCAGGATTTTATTAACTCGACCACGCCGCTTATTCCTGAAGGGCAGGGGGATCGCGAAACCCAGCCTACGCTCGGTTTTCAACGCGTTTTACAGCGCTCCGTTTTCCATGTTCAGTCATCGGGTAAGAGCGAAGTTACTGGCGCTAACGTGTTAGTAGCGATCTTCTCTGAGCAAGAGAGCCAGGCCGTATACTTCCTTAAGCAGCAGAGCGTTGCCCGTGTCGATGCGGTGAATTACATCGCGCACGGAATTTCAAAAGTGGCTGGCCACGGCCCTTCGCCTTCTTCTTCTTCAGAAAACGATGATGTGGAAGAGGGCGGCAGTGAAGGTGCAGCGCATCCGCTTCATGGCTATGCCACCAATTTAAACGAGCAGGCGCGGCTGGGTAAAATTGACCCGCTGATTGGCCGTGACCATGAGCTTGAACGCGTCGTGC
This DNA window, taken from Vreelandella profundi, encodes the following:
- a CDS encoding glycine zipper 2TM domain-containing protein, whose protein sequence is MKRLLLPVAAMSILTLAGCANTSGYSGDVYRGSQAQTGQNVTYGTIVAVRQVQIQAESRAGGLLGTGGGAIIGGLLGSQIGGGSGRQLATVAGALGGSVAGTAAEGGANRVAALEMEIRRDDGTDVVVVQRADHPFQAGQRVRLIGNGGSMSVAPY
- a CDS encoding isocitrate lyase, with amino-acid sequence MSGLLDDIKAMAQLREAQGGKWEAIKPENAARMRAQNRFHTGIDIARYTAKIMREDMAAYDANTAQYTQSLGCWHGFIGQQKLISIKKHFGTTKRSYLYLSGWMVAALRSEFGPLPDQSMHEKTSVADLIEELYTFLKQADAWELNHLFRALDDAKDAGDSGEEQRLISKIDNYETHIVPIIADIDAGFGNAEATYLLAKKFIQAGACCIQLENQVSDEKQCGHQDGKVTVPHEDFLAKINAVRYAFLELGIDDGVIVARTDSLGAGLTQKIAVTHEPGDLGDQYNSFIDGDVIENAADINNGDVVIKQNGKLVKPKRLASGLYQFKPGSGEDRVILDCITSLQNGADLLWIETEKPHVGQIASMVNRIRDVVPDAKLVYNNSPSFNWTLNFRQQVFDAWQEEGKNVAAYQREKLMSAEYDDTELGQLADEWTRNFQRDSSRDAGIFHHLITLPTYHTAALSTDNLAKGYFGDEGMLAYVKGVQRQEIRQGIATVRHQDMAGSNIGDDHKEFFHGDAALKAGGKDNTMNQFG
- a CDS encoding GNAT family N-acetyltransferase, which produces MAIAHVSSGDWETLGPAASEIRRRVFIDEQSVPQEEEWDGLDPECLHFLATLDGQPAGTARLLPDAHIGRVAVLANARGTGIGVLLMKAAIEAARHAGHSQVALSAQVHALAFYERLGFVAHGDEYMDAGIPHRDMTFSLA
- a CDS encoding cupin domain-containing protein, which encodes MNHHDKPLTLLGDLTAADFLANYWQQKPLLIRGAMPDLISPIEADELAGLACEPGVEARLVEEEGPDGPWQVSHGPFDEATFARLPETNWSLLVQAVDHYVPAVAALMDEFDFLPRWRLDDVMISYAPPGGNVGAHIDQYDVFLLQASGHRRWQLGGKLTEDAPIIAGIDLRILQEFTIESDSDWVLEPGDMLYLPPGWAHHGVSQSDDCMTISLGFRAPSADEAITSYADFLGEQLPASQRYSDAGMAPANLAGELDDAAIERMRQLIVSTLDNPVQVAQWFGRAMTQPKYVDQVVPLETPLTEAALVAQLQDGEPLYHMPGSRFAWRSEAGGTTLFVDGDSHACSAELAQRLADATPLYAEDMEIDGAAALITQLVNTGSLGFMSDEGDDEEY
- the purB gene encoding adenylosuccinate lyase: MQLSALTALSPVDGRYASKAAALREHFSEFGLIRARVIVEVRWLQRLAEQAQITEVPPLSADATGFLEQLITEFSLNDAERIKEIERTTNHDVKAVEYFLKEKIADQAELHAVTEFIHFACTSEDINNLSYGVMLSDGLKAMLPTMHEVADDIAKLAIAHAAQPMLSRTHGQTATPTTLGKEMANVAYRLKRQLKQIEAVEMLGKINGAVGNYNAHLTTYPEVDWEANARTFVEGLGLTFNPYTTQIEPHDYIAELFDAMCRFNTILIDFDRDVWGYISLGYFKQRTVEGEIGSSTMPHKVNPIDFENSEGNLGLANAILGHLSQKLPISRWQRDLTDSTVLRNLGVGLAYGLIAYHASLKGISKLEANPERIDADLDNSWEVLAEPIQTVMRRYGIEKPYEKLKQLTRGKRIDQAGFAAFIDSLELPNDVKTELKALSPASYIGNAQAQAEALTKQLGSL
- the hflD gene encoding high frequency lysogenization protein HflD, with the translated sequence MNSTTPIHRAPDSPAVRQALALAGVFQAASLVDELARTGQVDTRAWDTLIEATVDTNPPSFEAIYGGHPNNLRRGLETLEALVGRKQANPVVLRYGFSLLMLMNKLRTNNAMMDSLGQKLTRIQGQAEHFGTTHENVVASLGEAYQETLSTFKTRIVVQGDPSLLQSRMMPERVRACLMGGIRFGLLWHQQGGRRWKLVFQRKALRRALDSLS
- the mnmA gene encoding tRNA 2-thiouridine(34) synthase MnmA — translated: MSFQTGSSTDSTAPALSTPGPATRGKVIVGMSGGVDSSVSAVLLMQQGYEVEGLFMKNWDEDDGTDYCTAKEDLADAQAVCEKLGIKLHTANFAAEYWDNVFEHFLAEYKAGRTPNPDILCNREIKFKVFLEYAEMLGADKIATGHYVREAQHNGRPRLLKGLDGNKDQSYFLHAVPEAAIARTLFPVGELEKPAVRAIAEQHGLITAKKKDSTGICFIGERRFRDFLQQYLPAQPGRIETPEGDVIGEHMGLMYYTLGQRQGLGIGGLANYSEEPWYVAAKDLERNVLIAVQGKHHPLLYSDTLATEAMDWVAGEAPVQQGRFTAKTRYRQSDCGCEIHVLPSGGVEVTFDDPQWAVTPGQSLVLYDGDICLGGGVICATWKKDAEAAA
- a CDS encoding NUDIX hydrolase, encoding MSAIHSTAACVIQRGEHFLMVEEQRGGPASVFNQPAGHIEAGEGPIAAILREVQEETAWQVSLTGYLGLYVFHADGGQTFHSHGFTAEPLDQLDLALDPDIIAAHWLTLEQIRALDQQQRLRSPLVLQRIEDALNGCCYPLAVIRE
- a CDS encoding pseudouridine synthase, with amino-acid sequence MSNLYLLHKPFQVLSQFSDREGRQTLAQYIDVKDIYPAGRLDYDSEGLLLLSSDGELIHRISHPRHKQPKTYWAQVEGQIDDAALKALREGITLKDGPTQPAKASRIEPPTTAPRQPSIDPKRHPSTSWLELTISEGRNRQVRRMTAHVGFPTLRLIRAAIGPWRLDDLAPGEWRKETLHAPRPANSPQRKRAQPAAKRRKPT